The genomic interval TTAACGCAAAAGAGATTCGACTACAAAAAATTGATCTTAATAATTTTACCGCAATTATTTTAACAAGCCGAAATGCTGTTGATCATTTTTTTAGAGTTGCAGAAGAAATGCGCTTTAAAATTCCTGAATCCTTAAAATATTTCTGTCAGTCAGAAGCTGTTGCTTTCTATTTACAAAAATATGTAGTTTACAGAAAACGTAAAATTTATGTAGGTGCAAAAGATTTTGCTGATTTATCTCCACTTATTAAAAAATACAAAGACGAAAAATTCTTATTACCAGCCTCTGATCAATTGAATGCTGACGCACCAAATACTTTAAACAATTTAAAAGTTGATTGGACTCAAGCTACGTTTTACAAGACTGTAATGAGTGATCTATCTGATTTAGCAGACGTTTATTATGATGTTTTGGCTTTTTTCAGCCCTACTGGAATCAAATCATTATTCAAAAACTTTCCTGATTTTCAACAAAACAACACAAGAATTGCTGTTTTTGGAAGTACAACACAAAAAGAAGCACTAGATCGCGGACTAAGAGTTGATATTCTTGCTCCAACACCAAACACACCTTCCATGACAATGGCGTTAGAAAAATACATTGTTGAAGTGAATAAAGCAAAATAATTTAGCAGACTAAATTGCTATACT from Flavobacterium ovatum carries:
- a CDS encoding uroporphyrinogen-III synthase, coding for MKVKTILVSQPEPKVENSPYFELQQKHKIKIDFRPFIHIEGVNAKEIRLQKIDLNNFTAIILTSRNAVDHFFRVAEEMRFKIPESLKYFCQSEAVAFYLQKYVVYRKRKIYVGAKDFADLSPLIKKYKDEKFLLPASDQLNADAPNTLNNLKVDWTQATFYKTVMSDLSDLADVYYDVLAFFSPTGIKSLFKNFPDFQQNNTRIAVFGSTTQKEALDRGLRVDILAPTPNTPSMTMALEKYIVEVNKAK